The Streptomyces pactum genome contains a region encoding:
- a CDS encoding cytochrome P450, with amino-acid sequence MTDPGGPYAHPAPAGCPAHSGAVRLTGLEYQQTPAQLYRALRRDHGPVAPVVLDGGIPAWLVLGYSELTYVTSHDELFARDSRRWHQWENIPPDWPLLPFVGYQPSVLFAEGEEHRRRAGVITEALEAVDQFELAHDCLLIADDLIARFAGSGRAELMADYAHALPMRTVVQLCGMPTSGEDTRRLVDDLRISLDAGEGDDPVAAYGRVGERLRQLVKDKRADPGPDITSRMLTHPAGLTDEEIVQDLTSVIAAAQQPTANWICNTLRLLLTDERFAVNVSGGRLSVGEALNEVLWLDTPTQNFIGRWAARDVQLGGRQIRAGDCLVLGLAAANTDPQIWPEGHVGAENAAHLSFSNGEHRCPYPAPLLADVMARTAVETLLDRLPDLVLAVDPEELTWRPSIWMRGLSALPVRFTPVVQ; translated from the coding sequence GTGACCGACCCAGGCGGCCCCTACGCGCACCCGGCGCCCGCGGGGTGCCCCGCGCACTCCGGCGCGGTGCGCCTGACGGGGCTCGAGTACCAGCAGACGCCGGCGCAGCTCTACCGCGCGCTGCGCCGGGACCACGGCCCCGTCGCGCCCGTGGTGCTCGACGGCGGCATCCCGGCCTGGCTGGTGCTGGGCTACTCCGAGCTCACGTACGTGACCAGCCATGACGAGCTGTTCGCGCGGGACTCGCGGCGCTGGCACCAGTGGGAGAACATCCCGCCGGACTGGCCGCTGCTGCCCTTCGTCGGGTACCAGCCGTCGGTGCTGTTCGCCGAGGGCGAGGAGCACCGGCGGCGGGCCGGGGTGATCACCGAGGCGCTGGAGGCGGTCGACCAGTTCGAGCTGGCCCACGACTGCCTGCTGATCGCCGACGACCTCATCGCCCGGTTCGCCGGCAGCGGCCGGGCGGAGCTGATGGCCGACTACGCGCACGCCCTGCCCATGCGCACCGTGGTGCAACTGTGCGGGATGCCGACCTCGGGCGAGGACACCCGCCGGCTCGTCGACGACCTGCGGATCTCCCTGGACGCGGGGGAGGGCGACGACCCGGTGGCGGCGTACGGGCGCGTGGGCGAGCGGCTGCGGCAGTTGGTGAAGGACAAGCGGGCCGACCCCGGCCCGGACATCACCTCGCGCATGCTGACGCACCCGGCCGGTCTGACGGACGAGGAGATCGTCCAGGACCTGACCTCCGTCATCGCGGCGGCGCAGCAGCCGACGGCGAACTGGATCTGCAACACGCTGCGCCTGCTGCTGACGGACGAGCGGTTCGCCGTGAACGTGTCGGGCGGCCGGCTCAGCGTGGGCGAGGCGCTCAACGAGGTGCTGTGGCTGGACACGCCGACGCAGAACTTCATCGGGCGGTGGGCGGCACGGGACGTCCAGTTGGGCGGCCGGCAGATCCGGGCCGGCGACTGCCTGGTGCTGGGGCTGGCCGCCGCCAACACCGACCCGCAGATCTGGCCGGAGGGGCACGTGGGCGCGGAGAACGCCGCGCACCTGTCGTTCAGCAACGGTGAGCACCGCTGCCCGTACCCGGCTCCGCTGCTGGCGGACGTGATGGCGCGGACGGCGGTCGAGACGCTGCTGGACCGGCTGCCCGACCTGGTGCTGGCGGTGGATCCGGAGGAACTGACCTGGCGGCCGTCGATCTGGATGCGAGGGCTGTCGGCGCTTCCGGTGCGGTTCACACCGGTGGTGCAGTAG